The Candidatus Acidiferrales bacterium DNA segment TTCACTATACGCTGCGGCTCAAGCAAGCTCCACAATCGCCAGGGGTTATCCGGAATTCACACTTTATCTTGATTGGTTTGCTTCAGATTGCTATATTACTGTTCAAAATTGGAGAAAGAATTGTCATCTGATTATTCTACGAAGAGTTTTACTACCGAAGACGTAGAGAAAAAATGGTTCGTTGTGGACGCGGAAGGGAAGACCCTCGGAAGGCTTGCAACGAAAATAGCCGTCCTTCTTAGAGGCAAGAACAAAGCCAGATTTACTCCGCACAACGATACGGGGGACTTCGTCGTCGTCATTAATGCCGGAAAAGTTAAAGTAACGGGCAAGAAATCCGACACGAAGGTTTATTTCCATTACACCGGCTACCCGGGTGGCGCGACTTATGTGAAGTATAAGGAGCTCCTCGGAAGGAAGCCGGAGGCGGTCATTGAACATGCGGTAAAAGGAATGCTCCCGAAGAATCGGTTAGGATCAAGGTTGTTTACCAAGCTGAAAGTTTATGCCGGTTCCGATCATCCACACAAGGCTCAGAAGCCTATTGCAGTTGAAATT contains these protein-coding regions:
- the rplM gene encoding 50S ribosomal protein L13, which gives rise to MSSDYSTKSFTTEDVEKKWFVVDAEGKTLGRLATKIAVLLRGKNKARFTPHNDTGDFVVVINAGKVKVTGKKSDTKVYFHYTGYPGGATYVKYKELLGRKPEAVIEHAVKGMLPKNRLGSRLFTKLKVYAGSDHPHKAQKPIAVEI